In Maridesulfovibrio sp., a single genomic region encodes these proteins:
- a CDS encoding response regulator: MPRIRLLVVDDEPDFLKLIQRRLGRRNMDVAVAGSGAEALKYLGEHDVDVVILDVKMPRMSGMETLKHICRRHSDVEVIMLTGHSSVASGLEGISHGAYDYILKPFDIDDLIERIRNAYEHAVLKRREGGGDDSR, encoded by the coding sequence ATGCCCAGAATAAGACTCCTTGTTGTCGATGACGAACCTGATTTTCTGAAGCTGATACAGCGGCGTCTGGGACGGCGCAATATGGATGTGGCCGTGGCCGGAAGCGGGGCAGAGGCTCTTAAGTACCTCGGCGAACATGATGTCGATGTAGTCATACTTGATGTCAAGATGCCCCGGATGAGCGGAATGGAGACTCTGAAGCATATCTGCCGCAGGCATTCGGATGTGGAGGTAATAATGCTTACCGGGCACAGTTCCGTTGCGTCCGGGCTGGAAGGCATAAGCCACGGGGCTTACGATTATATTCTCAAGCCGTTTGATATTGATGACCTGATTGAAAGAATACGCAACGCTTATGAGCATGCCGTTCTTAAGAGAAGGGAAGGGGGCGGAGATGATTCCCGTTGA